The Candidatus Binataceae bacterium genome includes the window TAACCGAGCAGGCGTTTCATGTCATCCGGCCTATCGAACGCCCGAGCGGGAGCCAAAAGGGCTCTCGTTTGAAGCCGGGGACAAAGCGGCGGGCGAAGCCGCGGCCGAGGATGAAACCGCGGGATTTTCCTGCATGGTTTTATGCGCAAGCGTCTTTTGTGCCATGAGGATAAGATTGTCTTCCGTCAGCACGCGCCGATCGAGCATCCAGCGCGCGAGCTCCCGGTTGAGTTCGCGCAGCGTCGGCTTGCGTTCGCGCCATATCAGTCTGAGCCGCGTATCGAGCGCGACCACAGGATACATCAGCGCATACAGCACGTAGCTGAACGGCTTGACCTTGCCGTGGCCGAGCCGCTCCAGCCGCAGCCCGTTGATACGCATCAGGTAGTAGAGCAGCGCGAACGGGATCGGGTAGTTGTGAAAGCGATGGGCCTGGTCGAGCGGCGTGTCGAGCGGAATCGGGCGCCGCTTGGCCTTGTGCATCCCCGACAGCATGAAGCCCAGGCGCGAATCCAGGCGCATGATGTTGGGCGTGGTCAGGATCAGATGGCCGGCGGGACGCAGGACGCGCGCGAGGTCGCTTATCGCTGCGCGATGGTTCTCAAGGTGCTCGATCACCTCGGTGAGCACGACCAGGTCGAAGCTCTCATCCAGATACGGCAGCCCGCGCGTGAGATCGACGCCTTCGTCGATCGGCAAACCTTCGATCGGCGGCAGACCGCGCTCGAAGCGCGTGCCGCGGACCTCGAAACCGCGCGCGGCCAGCGCGCGCATCACTTCGCCATTGCGGCAGCTCACGTCGAGCGCGCGGGTGCCGCGCGGGTCGAGACCGGCGGCCAGTTCCATGACGCCATCTATTATTTCGTGTGCGGGCACGATCGAATCACGTTACCAGTTACGCCGCGCGAAAAAACAGGCTACGGCGCCGGATGGACTCACAAGCGGCGCTGCGTCCGCAGCCGGCGTTCGTATAGCTTGGCGTACTTGAGAAAAACGTAAAAGGCCGCGCTCATCGCCGCGTACAAGCCGCGTCCGCCTTCGCGGAAGCCGCCGCGCAGAAAATAGAAATTCACAAAGCGCCAGGCCGGATTGGCGACCATCTTTACCGCGGTCATCGCGCCCGGATTGCCCTCGGCCGCCGCCTGCGAGCTAAGCCGGTTGATCGTGGCGACATGGTCCGCGACATCGCGATAGCTGAAGTGCAGAATCGGCGCGTCGAGTTTTGCGATACTGCCGCCCACTTCGACGCTCGCATGCGGCTCGTGTCCGCCAAAGCGCGCGCGCTCGCGGCGAAACAGCCGCAGATGCCAATCCGGATAGAGTCCGCGCATGTAATAGCGCCCCAGATGGTAGAGCACGCGGCGAACGCGGTAGCCGTCGGCCGGCTGCGGCCCACCAAGCGCCGCGCGGATTTCGCTGCCCAACTCCCACGTCGCCTGCTCGTCGGCGTCGAGCGAGAAGATCCATTCGCCACGCGCCTGCTCGAGCGCGAACTGCTTCTGCGCAATATATCCTTCGAAGGGACGCTGGAAGATCTGCGCGCCCAGCCCGCGTGCGATTTCAACCGTGCGGTCGGTCGAGAACGAATCGACCACGACCAACTCGTCGCAGAACCCAGCGGCGCTTTTGAGGCATTGGCCGATCAGTTCCTCCTCGTTGCGCGTGATGACGATGAGCGAGATCTTCGGCACGCCGTTCGCTGCCGCGGCCATCAGCTTTGCTCCGGGGGCGGCTCGCCGGGGGGCGGCGCACCGATCTCGGCAAGGAAATGCGCGGAGGCGTCGCGTGCGGAGCGATAGCCGGCGTCATCGATCCGCCCGCGCATCAGCTCGACCCGCAAAAACAGAAAGTACGTCTGCACGACGTCGCTCCGGCAGTAGCGATGGATCTCCGCCATCCGTCCCTGCTCGTACAAATCCTGAACCTGCGAACCGTCGACCTCCATCTTGCCGGGCAGGCCGATCATTTTCAGCAGCAGATCCATCCCGCCTTTTAAGGGGCCGCTTGCGCCGAAGTTGGTCAGGTAGTCGGCGAGATCGAGATGGCGCTCGGTGGAATAGCGCGCGCGCGAGGTTCCGCTTCCCTCCGCGAAGTGCTCGGGCGCCGCGATTCCATAGCGCAGCGCGGCGAGCTCGAGCACCGGAAAATCGAAACGCCGTCCGTTGAATGTGACCATACTCCCCGCGAAACGCTCCGCGCGCGCCCAGAACTCGCGCGCAAGCTGCTCCTCGGAGTAGTCGTTCAGCGCGAGGCTTTCGACCGAGCGCAACGCGTGATCGGCGCCGACCGCGCCGATCGCGATCGAAATCGGAATGTGCAGAGTGAGCGGAAAAAAATCGCCGCGCCGGGCGCGCAACCGCTCGCGGTAGCGCTGAAAGGCGTCCTCATCGCTCAACCCCTCCCCCGCGCATAGCGCCTGATTCAGCAGACGTTTGTCGACGCGCGTCTCGATATCGAATATGGCGAACACAGCAATCGTGCCGCGCGGCTTGCCGCCGCCCGGCGCTCAGGCCTCCGTGCGCTCGAGCCCCTCGATGACTTTTTCGGCGATCGAACGGAACGGGGCGGCGGCCGGATGATCAGGGCGCATCGCGACCAGCGGACGCGCGTAGTCGCCGCCTTCGCGCAGCTCCCGGACCAGCGGAATCTCGCCCAAAAACGGCACGCCGAGGCTCTGCGCAAGCCGTTCTCCGCCGCCGTGCGCGAAAATCTCATGCCGGGCGCCGCACTTGCGGCAGATGTGATAGCTCATGTTCTCGATCACGCCGAGCACCGGCACGTCGACTTCCTGGAACATCGTGACCCCGCGCCGCACGTCCATCAGCGCGACTTCCTGCGGCGTGGTGACGATGATTCCGCCGGCCAGCGCGACGCGCTGCGTGATCGTAAGTTGGGCGTCGCCCGTGCCCGGCGGCAGATCGAGCACCAGACAATCGAGTTCGCCCCATTCGACGTTGAACAAAAACTCGGTCTCGAGCTTGGTCACCATCGGGCCGCGCCAGATGACCGCTGTCTCGTCGTTAACGAACAGCGCCATCGAGATGTAGCGGATGCCGAAACTTTCGAGCGGGATGATGCGGCGCTCCGGCGTGAGCGCGACGCGCTGCTCCGCTCCGACCATCATCGCGACGCTCGGGCCGTAAACGTCTGCATCCATCAGCCCGATCCGCCATCCCGCCGCGCGCATCGCCAGCGCAAGATTGACCGCAACCGTTGATTTGCCGACGCCGCCCTTGCCGCTGGCCACCGCGAGCACGTGGCGTACGCCGGGCACGAGGCGGCGATGCGATCCGGGGGCCATTTTCGGCGCGTTGGCGGGCTGCTCGATGTGCACATCAACGGCGGGCACACCCGGCATCGCGCCGACCGTACGGCGGATCTCGTCGGCGATCTGCGCCGCGGCCTCGGCGTTTGCGCTCGGCGCAGTAAGCGTCACGGTTACGCCCCTGTACGCGATCTCGATATCCTTGACCATGCCGAAGGAGACGATGTCGCGGGTGAAGCCGGGGTATTTGACTTTCTTAAGTTCGACTAGGATTTCGTTGGGCGTCGGCATCTATAAGTCGCGGCGCGCCGGCGCGTCCGGCGCTTCATTGGCGGCCACGCTCTGATGTTATCATTCCGCAAGTATGGGAAAAACGCGCCGGGGCGCGAAAGCGAAGAGATTCGATGGCGCGTGCGGCTAAGCCGAGCGACGGCATGCGCGTGGGCCACGCGCCGGAGGCGAGCGGCGTCGTGCGCTTTGCGGCGCACGAACTT containing:
- a CDS encoding class I SAM-dependent methyltransferase; translation: MPAHEIIDGVMELAAGLDPRGTRALDVSCRNGEVMRALAARGFEVRGTRFERGLPPIEGLPIDEGVDLTRGLPYLDESFDLVVLTEVIEHLENHRAAISDLARVLRPAGHLILTTPNIMRLDSRLGFMLSGMHKAKRRPIPLDTPLDQAHRFHNYPIPFALLYYLMRINGLRLERLGHGKVKPFSYVLYALMYPVVALDTRLRLIWRERKPTLRELNRELARWMLDRRVLTEDNLILMAQKTLAHKTMQENPAVSSSAAASPAALSPASNESPFGSRSGVR
- a CDS encoding glycosyltransferase family 2 protein encodes the protein MAAAANGVPKISLIVITRNEEELIGQCLKSAAGFCDELVVVDSFSTDRTVEIARGLGAQIFQRPFEGYIAQKQFALEQARGEWIFSLDADEQATWELGSEIRAALGGPQPADGYRVRRVLYHLGRYYMRGLYPDWHLRLFRRERARFGGHEPHASVEVGGSIAKLDAPILHFSYRDVADHVATINRLSSQAAAEGNPGAMTAVKMVANPAWRFVNFYFLRGGFREGGRGLYAAMSAAFYVFLKYAKLYERRLRTQRRL
- a CDS encoding ribonuclease H-like domain-containing protein, whose product is MFAIFDIETRVDKRLLNQALCAGEGLSDEDAFQRYRERLRARRGDFFPLTLHIPISIAIGAVGADHALRSVESLALNDYSEEQLAREFWARAERFAGSMVTFNGRRFDFPVLELAALRYGIAAPEHFAEGSGTSRARYSTERHLDLADYLTNFGASGPLKGGMDLLLKMIGLPGKMEVDGSQVQDLYEQGRMAEIHRYCRSDVVQTYFLFLRVELMRGRIDDAGYRSARDASAHFLAEIGAPPPGEPPPEQS
- a CDS encoding Mrp/NBP35 family ATP-binding protein; the protein is MPTPNEILVELKKVKYPGFTRDIVSFGMVKDIEIAYRGVTVTLTAPSANAEAAAQIADEIRRTVGAMPGVPAVDVHIEQPANAPKMAPGSHRRLVPGVRHVLAVASGKGGVGKSTVAVNLALAMRAAGWRIGLMDADVYGPSVAMMVGAEQRVALTPERRIIPLESFGIRYISMALFVNDETAVIWRGPMVTKLETEFLFNVEWGELDCLVLDLPPGTGDAQLTITQRVALAGGIIVTTPQEVALMDVRRGVTMFQEVDVPVLGVIENMSYHICRKCGARHEIFAHGGGERLAQSLGVPFLGEIPLVRELREGGDYARPLVAMRPDHPAAAPFRSIAEKVIEGLERTEA